One Phaseolus vulgaris cultivar G19833 chromosome 4, P. vulgaris v2.0, whole genome shotgun sequence DNA window includes the following coding sequences:
- the LOC137837353 gene encoding general transcription and DNA repair factor IIH helicase subunit XPD, producing MKFEIDDVTVYFPYDNIYPEQYSYMVELKRALDVKGHCLLEMPTGTGKTIALLSLITSYVLSKPNSPLKLLYCTRTVHEMEKTLAELRLLHEYQLRHLGPAARILALGLSSRKNLCINSRVLTAENRDSVDAGCRKLTASWVRALAAENPSVPSCEFFEQYERAGSSAVLPPGVYTLQDLRVFGKEKGWCPYYLARHMVQFANVVVYSYQYLLDPKVAGIISKEMQKESVVVFDEAHNIDNVCIEALSVSVRRQTIEGARRNLTRMRQEIDKFKATDAGRLRAEYNRLVEGLALRGDLPATDAWLANPALPDDILKEAVPGNIRRAEHFIHVLRRLVQYLEGRLDTENVEKESPVSFVVSVLNHAGIDQKSLKFCYDRLHSLMMTLEITDTDEFLHIQTICDFATLIGTYARGFSVIIEPFDERMPHIPDPVLQLCCHDASLAIKPVFERFQSVVITSGTLSPIDLYPRLLNFNPVVSRSFTMSLTRDCICPMVLTRGSDQLPVSTKFDMRSDLGVVRNYGRLLLEMSSVVPDGIVCFFVSYSYMDGIVNTWNENGILKEIMQHKLVFIETQDVVETTLALDNYRKACDCGRGAIFFSVARGKVAEGIDFDRHYGRLVIMFGVPFQYTLSKILLARLEYLRDTFQIKEGDFLTFDALRQAAQCVGRVIRSKADYGMMIFADKRYSRHDKRSKLPSWILSHLHDAHLNLSTDMALHIAREFLRKMAQPYDKTGGTGKKTLLSQEDLQKMVISGMDDMMF from the exons ATGAAGTTCGAGATAGATGACGTGACCGTGTACTTCCCCTATGACAACATCTACCCAGAGCAGTACTCCTACATGGTGGAGCTCAAGCGCGCCCTCGACGTCAAGGGTCACTGCCTCCTGGAAATGCCCACCGGCACCGGCAAAACCATCGCGCTTCTGTCACTCATCACAAGCTACGTCCTCTCCAAGCCCAATTCCCCGCTCAAGCTCCTATACTGCACGCGCACCGTCCACGAGATGGAGAAGACGCTTGCCGAGCTCCGCCTCCTCCACGAGTACCAGCTCCGCCACCTAGGTCCTGCCGCACGGATCCTCGCTCTCGGTTTGTCCTCCCGGAAGAATCTCTGCATCAATTCAAGAGTTCTCACGGCGGAGAATCGCGACTCCGTGGATGCTGGCTGCCGGAAGCTGACCGCCTCTTGGGTCCGGGCGCTTGCCGCCGAGAACCCCTCTGTGCCGTCGTGTGAGTTCTTCGAGCAGTATGAGAGAGCGGGGTCGTCTGCAGTTCTGCCTCCCGGGGTTTACACTCTGCAG GATCTGAGAGTGTTTGGGAAGGAGAAGGGGTGGTGTCCATACTATTTGGCACGCCATATGGTGCAGTTTGCTAATGTGGTGGTGTATAGCTATCAGTATTTGCTTGATCCGAAGGTGGCTGGCATAATATCTAAGGAAATGCAGAAAGAGTCtgttgttgtgtttgatgaagctcATAATATCGATAATGTCTGTATTGAAGCACTTAGTGTGAGTGTGAGGAGGCAAACTATTGAAGGTGCCAGAAGAAACCTTACTAGGATGCGTCAGGAAATTGACAA GTTCAAGGCCACTGATGCAGGTAGACTCCGTGCTGAGTACAACAGGCTTGTTGAAGGTTTGGCACTAAGAGGAGACTTGCCTG CTACTGATGCCTGGCTTGCAAATCCAGCCTTGCCTGACGATATATTAAAAGAGGCTGTTCCTGGAAATATTCGCCGGGCTGAGcattttattcatgttttacGTAGATTAGTTCAATATCTTGAAGGACGCCTAGACACTGAGAATGTGGAGAAGGAGAGCCCTGTCAGTTTTGTTGTCTCTGTCCTTAACCATGCTGGAATTGACCAAAAATCACTAAAGTTCTGTTATGACCGTCTTCATTCATTGATGATGACATTGGAAATTACAGACACGGATGAGTTCCTTCATATCCAAACCATATGTGATTTTGCCACCCTTATTGGAACGTATGCTCGTGGTTTTTCTGTTATAATTGAACCTTTCGATGAGCGAATGCCACACATTCCTGATCCTGTATTACAG CTTTGTTGCCATGATGCTTCTCTTGCCATCAAACCAGTTTTCGAGCGATTTCAGTCTGTTGTGATTACATCTGGCACACTAAGCCCAATAGATCTGTACCCTCGTCTTCTGAATTTCAATCCTGTTGTCAGTCGAAGTTTTACCATGTCCTTAACAAGAGATTGCATATGTCCTATGGTGCTTACCCGGGGCAG TGATCAGCTCCCAGTCAGTACAAAATTTGATATGAGAAGTGATCTGGGTGTAGTAAGGAATTATGGAAGGCTCTTATTGGAAATGTCTTCGGTGGTTCCTGATGGGATTGTATGCTTTTTTGTTAGTTACTCATATATGGACGGAATAGTGAATACCTGGAATGAAAATGGAATTTTAAAG GAAATAATGCAACATAAACTTGTCTTTATTGAGACTCAGGATGTGGTAGAGACTACATTAGCTCTTGATAACTACCGAAAGGCTTGTGATTGTGGAAGAGGTGCTATCTTTTTTTCTGTTGCCAG GGGAAAGGTTGCTGAAGGTATCGATTTTGATCGACACTATGGTCGACTAGTAATCATGTTTGGTGTTCCTTTTCAATACACATTAAGCAA GATTTTGCTTGCACGCCTGGAATATCTACGAGATACTTTTCAAATTAAGGAAGGAGATTTTCTGACTTTTGATGCACTG AGACAAGCTGCTCAGTGTGTGGGTCGTGTAATCCGTTCAAAGGCTGATTATGGAATGATGATTTTTGCAGATAAAAG GTATAGCCGACATGACAAGCGATCTAAATTGCCTAGTTGGATTCTCTCTCATTTACATGATGCCCACCTGAACTTGAGCACAGACATGGCTTTGCATATAGCACGTGAG TTCCTCAGGAAAATGGCTCAGCCATATGATAAAACTGGTGGCACCGGCAAGAAAACCTTGTTGTCCCAGGAAGACTTGCAGAAGATGGTTATCAGTGGCATGGATGATATGATGTTTTGA
- the LOC137837354 gene encoding sm-like protein LSM3A: MATEEESAVKEPLDLIRLSLDERIYVKLRSDRELRGKLHAYDQHLNMILGDVEEVVTTVEIDDETYEEIVRTTKRTVPFLFVRGDGVILVSPPLRTA; this comes from the exons ATGGCTACAGAGGAAGAGAGTGCGGTGAAGGAGCCTTTGGATCTCATTAGGCTCAGCCTTGATGAACGTATCTACGTCAAGCTCCGTTCTGACAGAGAGCTTCGTGGCAAACTTCAC GCTTATGATCAGCATCTTAATATGATTCTTGGTGATGTTGAAGAGGTTGTTACTACTGTGGAAATTGATGATGAGACATATGAAGAAATTGTGAGG ACTACTAAGCGGACGGTTCCTTTCTTGTTTGTTAGGGGAGATGGGGTGATATTGGTTTCCCCGCCCTTGAGGACCGCATAA
- the LOC137837355 gene encoding fructose-1,6-bisphosphatase, cytosolic-like: MDHSADAHRTDLMTITRFVLNEQSKHPESRGDFTILLSHIVLGCKFVCTAVNKAGLAKLIGLAGETNIQGEEQKKLDVLSNEVFIKALVSSGRTCILVSEENEDAIIVEPSKRGKYCVVFDPLDGSSNIDCGVSIGTIFGIYTLADVHEPTVEDVLLPGKKMVAAGYCMYGSSCTLVLSTGAGVNGFTLDPSLGEFILTHPDIKIPNKGKIYSVNEGNAKNWDGPTAAYVEKCKFPEDGSSPKSLRYIGSMVADVHRTLLYGGIFLYPGDKKNPNGKLRVLYEVFPMSFLMEQAGGQSFTGKERALDLVPTKLHERSPIFLGSYDEVEEIKALYAAEGEEE, from the exons ATGGACCACAGTGCCGATGCACATCGCACGGACTTGATGACCATAACGCGCTTCGTGTTGAACGAGCAATCCAAACACCCTGAGTCACGCGGTGATTTCACCATCCTTCTCAGTCACATTGTGCTTGGTTGCAAGTTCGTTTGCACCGCCGTTAACAAG GCTGGACTTGCGAAACTTATTGGACTCGCTGGAGAGACCAATATTCAG GGTGAAGAACAGAAGAAACTGGATGTTCTTTCCAATGAGGTTTTCATTAAGGCTCTCGTAAGCAGTGGCCGAACC TGTATCTTGGTTTCTGAAGAAAACGAAGACGCGATAATTGTGGAGCCTTCTAAGCGTGGAAA GTACTGTGTTGTTTTTGACCCCTTGGATGGCTCGTCAAACATTGATTGTGGGGTTTCCATTGGCACA ATTTTTGGAATTTATACGTTAGCAGATGTCCATGAACCAACTGTAGAGGATGTCCTGCTTCCTGGGAAGAAAATGGTGGCAGCTGGTTATTGTATGTATGGAAGCTCTTGCACG CTTGTGTTAAGTACTGGAGCTGGTGTTAACGGTTTCACCCTTGACCCATCTCTTGGTGAATTCATCCTAACTCACCCTGACATTAAG ATCCCTAACAAAGGAAAGATTTATTCAGTAAATGAAGGAAATGCCAAAAACTGGGATGGTCCTACTGCAGC TTACGTTGAAAAATGCAAGTTTCCAGAAGATGGTTCATCGCCAAAGTCTCTAAGATATATTGGAAG CATGGTAGCTGATGTTCATCGTACATTGCTTTACGGAGGCATCTTTTTGTACCCTGGTGATAAGAAAAATCCTAACGGAAAACTTCG TGTTCTGTATGAAGTCTTCCCAATGTCATTTTTGATGGAACAGGCAGGAGGACAGTCTTTCACGGGCAAGGAACGG GCACTTGATTTAGTTCCAACGAAGTTGCACGAGCGATCTCCCATTTTCCTTGGTAGCTATGATGAAGTTGAGGAAATCAAAGCGCTTTATGCTGCTGAGGGTGAAGAAGAATGA